The proteins below come from a single Aquarana catesbeiana isolate 2022-GZ linkage group LG12, ASM4218655v1, whole genome shotgun sequence genomic window:
- the LOC141113403 gene encoding E3 ubiquitin-protein ligase TRIM39-like, translating into MVETLGISFCRDCTRGATLRGRPQLSKFAHPEQEEKEIFCTFCLDAPKLAAKSCVQCESSLCEDHLRVHCQSVDHILIPPMSSINKRKCPDHKKLLQYYCCEDAICVCMDCCQTGEHKGHQTETLNGAFEKEKRNLRILLEQLTLTREEIEKRGQVLEERWEREKEKVAGEKERITSLFRDITRHLEDLERRLLAEISGQGEQISQLVSNLFQKLEIQKGELSMKMCQIKELCDTADPLTVLLDSKSQADDVSEYIDHVKLAWPSNENILPPMRESIHGLASVTVHKSLTDIITQSTKLKGYFLEEVSDIQLDEKTCARDLEISADQKTVSWSSVKPFKPRMSMRKKNKQIFECSQVLSTRNFSSGRYFWAVEIGEEGGVRLGVTYANPIRRGTKFHIGENEKSWCLRVWYQKYSAIYNRRPVSLNSKVECNKVGVFLDYRAGQLSFYELGSTIRHLHTFTTTFTEPLYAAFWIHHSWVKIIS; encoded by the coding sequence ATGGTGGAGACACTTGGAATATCCTTCTGCCGTGATTGCACACGTGGGGCCACCCTACGAGGTAGACCACAACTGTCTAAATTTGCTCATCCAGAGCAGGAGGAAAAAgagatattttgtacattttgtctTGATGCTCCAAAGCTAGCTGCTAAATCCTGCGTACAATGCGAATCTTCTCTGTGTGAAGACCATCTGAGAGTCCACTGCCAGTCCGTGGACCACATACTAATACCACCAATGTCTTCCATCAACAAAAGAAAATGCCCTGACCACAAGAAGCTCTTGCAATATTACTGTTGCGAAGACGCAATCTGTGTCTGCATGGACTGTTGCCAAACCGGAGAACACAAGGGGCACCAGACTGAGACACTAAACGGGGCTTttgaaaaagagaagagaaacctGAGAATTCTTCTGGAGCAACTGACCTTAACGAGAGAGGAGATTGAAAAGAGAGGCCAGGTTCTAGAGGAACGctgggaaagagaaaaagaaaaagtggcCGGTGAGAAAGAGAGAATCACTTCCCTGTTTAGAGACATCACGAGACATCTGGAGGATCTGGAGAGAAGACTTCTAGCTGAAATCTCCGGGCAAGGAGAGCAGATCTCACAGTTGGTCTCCAATCTTTTCCAAAAGCTGGAAATACAGAAGGGCGAGCTGTCCATGAAAATGTGTCAGATTAAAGAGCTGTGTGACACAGCCGATCCACTGACCGTCTTACTTGACTCCAAGTCCCAGGCCGACGATGTTTCTGAATACATAGATCATGTCAAGCTGGCATGGCCATCAAATGAAAATATCCTCCCTCCAATGAGGGAGTCCATTCACGGTTTGGCTTCAGTCACCGTGCACAAAAGCTTAACGGACATCATAACCCAATCCACCAAACTAAAAGGTTACTTCCTGGAAGAAGTCTCAGATATACAACTGGATGAGAAAACATGCGCTCGGGATTTGGAGATTTCGGCTGACCAGAAGACCGTGTCCTGGAGCTCCGTGAAACCGTTCAAACCTCGAATGAGCATGCGCAAAAAGAACAAGCAGATTTTTGAGTGCAGCCAAGTGTTGAGCACCAGAAACTTTTCCTCCGGGAGATACTTTTGGGCGGTGGAGATCGGCGAGGAAGGGGGTGTCCGGCTTGGGGTGACCTACGCCAACCCAATCAGGAGAGGGACGAAGTTTCACATCGGAGAGAATGAGAAGTCTTGGTGTTTGCGTGTGTGGTATCAAAAATACTCTGCGATTTACAACAGGCGGCCCGTCTCGCTGAACTCGAAGGTGGAGTGCAATAAGGTGGGGGTCTTCCTGGACTACAGGGCTGGGCAGCTATCCTTCTACGAGTTGGGCAGTACAATCCgccacctccacaccttcaccaccacttTCACCGAGCCCCTCTATGCCGCATTCTGGATTCATCATAGTTGGGTGAAAATTATCAGCTGA